The DNA region GCCGGGGCGGAGGTCGTGGGAGACGGCTCTCAACGCTTGGAAGCCCCGGTGGCGGCGACCTTCATCGGGCCTGGAAAAGCGGAGGAATTTGCCGGGCGATGTCGCGAGGGGCAGGTGGACACGGTGATTTTCGACGATGAACTGAGCCCCGCGCAGAGCCGGAATTTGGAGAAAGTGTTCGACTGCAAAGTGCTCGATCGAACGGCTCTGATTCTGGATATTTTTGCGCGGAGGGCGCGCACGCGGGAAGGCAAGTTGCAGGTGGAATTGGCGCAGCTCCAGCATTTGCTGCCGCGGCTGACACGGTATTGGAGCCATCTTTCCCGGCAGAAGGGGGGCATTGGGATGCGCGGCGATGGAGAGACGCAGTTGGAGACGGACCGACGGAAGGTGCAGCAGCGCATCGAACGGCTGGAAGTGGAGCTCGACCAAGTGCGCCAGCAACGGACCACCCAGCGAGCAGGACGCCAGCGCCATCAGTGGCCGCTGGCCTCCATCGTCGGTTACACCAACGCGGGAAAATCAACGCTGTTGAACGCGCTCACGGGCGCGGCCGTGCTGGCGGAAGACAAGCTGTTTGCGACGCTGGATCCCACCACGCGGAGACTCCGGCTCCCGACGAACCAAAACGTCCTGCTGTCCGACACGGTGGGTTTCATCCGGAAATTGCCGCATCGCCTGGTGGAATCGTTTCGGGCCACCCTGGAGGAAGTGGTTCAGGCGGATTTGTTGTTGCACGTGTTGGACGCGAGCCATCCGCAGGCGGTCGAACAGGCGATCGCGGTGGGCGCGGTGTTGAAGGAAATTGGCGCGGCGGAGAAGCCGGCGCTGATCGTGTTCAACAAGATCGACCGGCTGGGCGGGAGCGGGGTGGACGAGCGGCTGAAGGAATTGTATCCCGACGCGGCGAGGGTTTCGGCGCGCACGGGCGAAGGATTCGACGATTTGCTGGCGGAGGTCGGGCGCCGGCTGAGACCGGTGCGGGATGAATTGGAATTGCGGATTCCCCCGCAGCAATCGGCGGTGATTGCGCGCGCTCATGCGATTGGACAAGTGGTGGAAAGCCG from Verrucomicrobiota bacterium includes:
- the hflX gene encoding GTPase HflX; the encoded protein is MKALVNTFEQHAERVFLVGAELKSRPSWEIRDSMDELAELARSAGAEVVGDGSQRLEAPVAATFIGPGKAEEFAGRCREGQVDTVIFDDELSPAQSRNLEKVFDCKVLDRTALILDIFARRARTREGKLQVELAQLQHLLPRLTRYWSHLSRQKGGIGMRGDGETQLETDRRKVQQRIERLEVELDQVRQQRTTQRAGRQRHQWPLASIVGYTNAGKSTLLNALTGAAVLAEDKLFATLDPTTRRLRLPTNQNVLLSDTVGFIRKLPHRLVESFRATLEEVVQADLLLHVLDASHPQAVEQAIAVGAVLKEIGAAEKPALIVFNKIDRLGGSGVDERLKELYPDAARVSARTGEGFDDLLAEVGRRLRPVRDELELRIPPQQSAVIARAHAIGQVVESRYDGDHTVLRVYIPPHCRAEFEKFETKAGLAKGP